The Denticeps clupeoides chromosome 1, fDenClu1.1, whole genome shotgun sequence genome segment acacacacacactctctctttctgtttagGTACTGGACCCCACCTGAGCTCAACCTGAATGTCCACAGGAGGACAAAGCAAACCAAGAATATACcagcaaaatgtttcctctaTGATGAAATGAAGAAGACAGGCAACGCATTTATTCCAGGTTCTGACCACCAACGCTTCTTCAGCCAAAGTAAACCTTCCGTTTTGGTCAACGTAACTAGAAATGACCTGGAACAAGAACGCAAAAAGACTCTTTACTCTGATTTGTAACAGTACGTGTCAACAAGCAAGATGGCTGCACCACGTCCAAGTCAATGACATGACGGGCCACGGTGCAGCGTGTCTGGACCACCCTTTGAGGGTAAAAGTATCTCAGTTTTGGGTTAAACGTTGATAACATTAGCACTCGCTAACCAGTAGAAATGCCGAATCAGTGAGACATGGGGAGACTCTGCCAGAGTCTGAGACTCTGAAGATACACAACCTTGCATGAAAGAATGAAGAAATTAAGCCATGGACTGGATCGTTCCCTTTTGGTCTCCAAAGTATTGGGCTAAAGTGCAGATTTCTTGTACTGGTAGTCAGGTTTGCTGGGGGATCGCTGGTCTCTTCCGACCGTATTGTCTTCGTTCACACTGGTCCTATGGGGAAGAAGCTCCCCCAAGTGGTCCCTGAAGCCACCTGCTGGTGGGGGTCGCTCCTCGTAGGGTTCTGTGCTTCTGACAGGAGAGTGTGAGGCTCCCAGACCAAATGTAAGGTCCGTTTCATTCTTCATGCATCCCCGTGGGAACGATGCAGCACCCCCCAGTGCCTGGGATGAGTCCAGCCTCTGGTCGAGCACGTCCAGGTGAAGGGGGTCGCTTGGTTGGCCAAGTCTCATCAAAGGGGGTCCAGATGGTGGAAGCTCGCAGTGATAGCTGGGCGGTAAGGTGCCCGAAAGCGAGCGGCTGTGGCTGTTACTGTATAAGTCTGGACCCGTGTAGGGGGCTTGCAATGGGGCTGATGTTGGAGTGGCCGAATGGCTAGAAAAGTCGTAGAGGTCTGGGTACTCGGTCGGGGCATCCATTTTGGGTTTGGGTGGGTGCCTCTTGCAGATTGATTGGGAAGGGACCGGAGTAAGAGTGTGCCAGGCTGGGGTGCAGAGTCCGCTGGAGTAGTGCGGGGCTGGAGGGGCTGCACTGTCCGGACTATCGCTCTCCATGGCGACCTCAGTTAACCGATGCTCAGTCAGGGTGAGTGCGGACACTCCCAAAGCAATGTCAGGCATGAACTCATTCATAAGGGGTTCACGGctctataaaaaataaataatgttacaAATTAGtataagaaacacacacatgcaaaggtTACCATGGTAATAGTAGAGAAGGACTTACCCCCTGTGAATCATGCATGGCCTGGCCCAGGCCCGGAGAGGCGGCTGGGCCGTCAGGAGGGAGGTAAGCTGGGCTGCCGTGCTTGGTACTGGCTGGGGGTGGACGGTGGGGCAGCAGGTTGTGGTTGCAAGGGTAGGAGAAAGAGCGCGGGGGGGGCTGCAACAGCACCCGCGGCCTCCAGACACCCTTCAGGTGGCCATGCGACGGTGGGTGGTacggtggaggtggaggtgggagaGGCGGGTGGGCACCTCCGGGAGCCTCCAGCTCAGACAGTGTGTTGTCCACCGCTGGGGAGCTGTTCACACGACACTGATTCACCGATCGCAACACAAGCAGGGGGCTCTCGTCACCGAAACGCTCCTCTGGAAAGAACTTGTGAGGGTTCTAAAgggagaggggagaaaaaaaaaaaaagttgattgacAGGATAATTATATCGCACCTAACCCTCAAATCAACTCACAAATCATGCAGTGTATGGCCAGCTTTGATGGAGAGCCGTAAGAGGGAGGATGTATTGCACACGTATATGAAAACCTAGAGGAACCTACAATTTAGCTGAAAAGGCTGGCTTCATTGTCACTGGTTTAGAACACGTGCTTACGCACTTGTAAACTAGAGAGAACCAGACTGGGACTAGAAAAGTGCACCAAAAAGTGCACCACCTATTTAGTAGTGCACTACTAAATAGTGCACCATTGGAACCTTTAGAGCTTTATCATATTTCAAAGCAGATACAGGACTATTTCTATTGCTGCTAGGGTCATTCCTACATTTCCCACTCATAGTGTCAGTTGTACTTGTTATGCTCAATTAAGAACAATGTTTAACTATTTGGAAAAAATGGGgggcatttacggcatttatcagacgctcttatccagagccacttacaatcagtcgttaCAAGGACAGTCTTGCTTTAGTGTCTTGTTCAAGGACACAGCAGGTGTAAATGGGGCTTAATCCTGGTTCTtgtggttcacaggtgagtgttttacccactattACAGATAATAAGTGGCAAACTCAATTAACCAATAACTTCATATCACAGACCACAACCTaatgaaattatatatttttaaatgaatagcATATTAATAAACCTAAAAAGCAGAAATGACCACAATCCCCATTTATTTAAGATCCATGAAAGTTAACTCCATAAAAGTTACTTCTACAACACCTGCTGGTGGCAGTGTTTCCCATGCACGACAACACTGCTGTCACCTTTGCAGAGTTTATCATCAATAATGACCAGGACAAAAAAACTAAGATATTTAGGGTGACCAGGTGTTTTTCCCAGCCATGTCCACAATTGTGTCTGGTTGAGGTTTTACAATTGTTGGGGTTTTAGATCTGCCTAAACATTCAACACGAAATGGACATCTCTCATAAAATACCATCCCGCATCAATGCACTGGCATCCAGCATTAATCGATAAAGATTAAACTGAACCCTTTAAACTATGCGACAGAATAGGGTTTATAAGGGGGTTataaaatttacagtatattgaaaaattacatgtttaccctgttatatccctgtttaaaatccataaaaatatTGTTGGAAGAAAAAATGTGACAGGAATGTGAAACCATTCCCTGacaaaaactttttatttgtttgaggTTACATGAGGCCAGAACGTCCATTTTTTATGCAAGTGCAGAGATTCAATAACTATTCAGTAAAAGTATTCAGTAGTCCTAATTCAGTTCAATTTTGGGTCCTGTGTGATGAATGAGTAATGCTGTTAATTGTTCAGCAGGGAGTTGTGTTCAGCGGCTGTATTTTTGAGAATtatgtgttaaatgtgtataaataatGCATATGTTTCCTCATTGGCCATGGGTTTTCTTAAGCAACTGTGCCACTTTGAACTTTGTTGTTCTCTGAAGAATGATAAGACACCTTGACACATCTACCACCAGTCAACACTCCATCAAGCATGCTTCATCAATATACCAACACCAAGAAGAGGTTTGCCATAAATGTGTGAGAGAAACTGAAAACAGAACCCACTGTAATTGTGTGAAAAGCTGTACAAAATTCATATAAATCTTTCAATCAGTAAcagaaaatatgtttaaattttttttttaaaaaagagggaAATTAGGATAAGGACCCCACATGAAGTATTTAAATAATGGAAACACTGTTTCCAGTTAGTATAGAGTGTGCTTGCAGTCCCCTaaaaaaacgggaaaaaaaaacatttacacacattttttacagaCGCACGCTCATAAGTTACATGGGTAAGAACTAGCAAGTGACTTTGttcattaatttatatatatttatatacagagagagagaggacataGTACCCTGCTTGACGTGGAGCATTAATCTCGTTCCTAATAAGGAGACTTACAGTTCAAGATTATAACGAGCAATATTTCATTGGTCTAGTTGTGGACTCACTCTGCCACCGACCTGAGCGCACCAATTCTTTATCCATTCCATATTTTAAGCacatttgtttgtgtctgtcctAATACCGTACATGGTGTTCGCTTCTACCAATATCTGTCACAACATGTTGATTATCGTACACATTCCTGCCAGTACATAAGACTCCTCATGGCCTTCAGTGTGTTTAAACAGTGGTGGCTTAATATCAGCACTTGTGTACATGACTGCATCTTATAGTACAcatctgtatgtgtgagtgtgtgttgcgtATGAGTTACCTGCAACAGCTCGGCTGCTCCGTCTGACAGGCTGAACTCTCGCAGCACACGCAGCTGTAGCTCGTAGCTCACAGTGGCCCCTTCGCCACAGTTCAGAGCGTACGCCCGCTGAACCTGATCTGTGTGCCGCAGTTCCTGCAGCCGCCGAATCATCTCCCTCACCACAGACAGCTTGGGAactgagagagacacagagtGGATTCATGGTACTCTCCACGAAGGCCAGATTTGTAACACGGTCAAATTCATTCAGACATTCTCCCTGACCTGGTATCTCATTGGCCACCACAGAGGGGACAGTTGTCTGACTGCTCGTGATTTGCTGATGGCTGATGACATGGCAGCACTGTGGCACGGCGTTGTTCACCATGTACAGGGTGTCAGGCACATTGGACATGCGCACCATGCGCAGACGGACCAGGTCCGTCTGTTCCACCATCATTTCATCCAACACCGTCTGGAGCCGGAGCAGAATGTAGAGAATGTTGCATTATTAGGACATTGCAGCTCAGGCTGCCACTATTGTGtgcaaaaccataaaaaaaaaaaaaacaatctccACAAGCACAGTAGATCATGATCAATTTAATCTAACCAACCATCCACTGCATCACCCATAAATAGGACTATAATATACTTATCAGCAGATGAACATCATAAAAATCACTGGCAGAATGATTTTTTTACCCCAAATCTGCAAAATATTATCACTGAATTGTGAGTAAGTAAGTAAAGCTTTGTTGTCATCCCAGCCATATTCATAATACACATATTCATAGTGGGATGCCTGTGCACCTGCAAGAAAGCGTCCCACATTCGGGGGTTGAGGAAGTTGGCAAGCTTAGTCAGAAACATTGTCAGGTGGTACAGTTTTGTATTAAAGTGTCAATAGACCCAATCACTCAAGTAGATGAGAACACGAATGAATATTTGATAGCTGATAGGTGAAGTGCACTGTACCCTGGCCTCCTCCACGTAAGGTGAGAAGAGCCGCGGTCGCACGTAGATGCCCGTGTTCTTCTGCCGCAGCCAGGCGTTAGCTTTGCCCCcctcagcagtgggcagcatgtcAGAGGGAGGGGTGCTGATCAAACCACGTTTCATCTGGGGacagatggggggggggggacagttCGGATTAAGGAACTCTTTAAAAGCAACGTGACATCATCTACTGTGTTTTTACCGTAAAAGACACCAGAAAAGTACAAGCCACTGCTGCTTTTGAGTGCATTCATAAGCAGGGAGATAAAAGATGACCTTTAAGGTACTACCTGAAAGAGCACAGGCCTGCAtgtttcattgttatttttctGTCTCCACCTGTGCTCACTGTGTGCAGTCTAATGCACTTCCTGCCTTTATGAAATTAGTTTTGAGttgtattgtactgtacaaATAGCACTCTGTCTCctagtaatacacacacacaccacatcagtGAGAACATCACAGTTGGTTGGAAGTATGTGTTCCATGCGGACAAAGGGCAGCAACAGGGACAGGATGTCCCTCAGCTCCTCGATATCCAAATCTCTCCTCTTCACCCCCCGCTTGTTCACGCTGTGGGCTGTTCCACTCAGCAGGTTCGGTTCTGAGACACACGGACACACAAAAGGTTGAAGttcaaacgcacacacacaaagcatccaAATGCTTGGCCAACAGATGGACCACTAGTGATTCAAATAATGACTAATGACTAACTGGATCGGGTATTGATAACAGTGTGCCGATCTATTAAGCAGAGCGATAAGAGTTAAACTGAATGTTGAACCAATGTATACCTATATTTaagtaattataatattttcttaaatgaaagaaaaccgTATTTCCTTAAACATAACAGTCTCGTCAAGGATCGGTCCAAAAACCCACATCAGCCCTTCCATGAATAGCCATATACAATACATTATAGTAAAGTATATTTGTACACTACTAGTCAAAACTCTGGACGCCTGGACCTACTCTGTAGCATATATGGAGACAAAGATGGAACCATTTTGAAGAAGCCAATGCAAGAAACAATTCAAgaaatgtttgatgaatctgttccttcagagtcgcctctttttaccatcatggctgctttgttcactattgtcatcaaaagctgcttcgtgagatgctcattaacatgagtgaatgacaAGAAAATGTTCATCATAAAGCGTCAGGACTGTTAGAAAACAGTCCTCATTCTtgaacttaaggtggtggagaggagcaaagagtgtgaaatgctgcaatcacagcaaaagctccctgctctggagaaatgcaaatgttcaactttttgccttgtttgctattgttttgttttattacataatcTCAGTGGTGCTATTCCATAATCCCGTGTCTTCAGATTTGTTCTAGAATGTAAAAAACGCAAGACCCATGAAGTAGATGAGTAGATgagtccaaacatttgactggtagtgtacatatTGGTTGGTAGtgtataatattttattgttataaaCACTGACATC includes the following:
- the LOC114784980 gene encoding BTB/POZ domain-containing protein 7-like isoform X1, whose amino-acid sequence is MGANASNYPHSCSPRIGGNSHAQQTFAGTSLYSHQGFSWDSKLYSLDPGGHHHHDRNHDGKKKKSSGLATLKRRFIKRRKSGRSADHARQMRELLSGWDVCDVNALVEEYEGTAALKELSLAAGLARPEAATLRHDMAALFQHKYCTDVDLIFQDTCFPAHRAILAARCPFFKMLLAESAGYGAEVLMDVGTVGIDVGMFSALLHFLYTGELGSTGRRRGGLGGGEEEEEAERRLRNVDLLVRLSEEFGTPNPLEADMRNLLDYMCYYDSVLSFSSQPEMADECGGMVGPPGSVSGGGTVGGAPAQHQAIACSSATSPMASTPEEDLRAHKAVLSARSPFFRNLLQRRIRTGEEMTEWTLQTPTLIVLDESIIPRRYARVILHCMYTDVVDLSLVLHGSPSQGSLSEALAVVTPTGVATTSRALATTRTEEAMELYHIALFLEFSMLAQGCEDIIVENLSLDSLVTILKWSSQPYGSKWVHRQALHFLCEDFSQVVTSDVLYELTKEQLLTTIQSDYLQASEQDILKYVVKWGEQQLIKRMADREPNLLSGTAHSVNKRGVKRRDLDIEELRDILSLLLPFVRMEHILPTNCDVLTDVMKRGLISTPPSDMLPTAEGGKANAWLRQKNTGIYVRPRLFSPYVEEARTVLDEMMVEQTDLVRLRMVRMSNVPDTLYMVNNAVPQCCHVISHQQITSSQTTVPSVVANEIPVPKLSVVREMIRRLQELRHTDQVQRAYALNCGEGATVSYELQLRVLREFSLSDGAAELLQNPHKFFPEERFGDESPLLVLRSVNQCRVNSSPAVDNTLSELEAPGGAHPPLPPPPPPYHPPSHGHLKGVWRPRVLLQPPPRSFSYPCNHNLLPHRPPPASTKHGSPAYLPPDGPAASPGLGQAMHDSQGSREPLMNEFMPDIALGVSALTLTEHRLTEVAMESDSPDSAAPPAPHYSSGLCTPAWHTLTPVPSQSICKRHPPKPKMDAPTEYPDLYDFSSHSATPTSAPLQAPYTGPDLYSNSHSRSLSGTLPPSYHCELPPSGPPLMRLGQPSDPLHLDVLDQRLDSSQALGGAASFPRGCMKNETDLTFGLGASHSPVRSTEPYEERPPPAGGFRDHLGELLPHRTSVNEDNTVGRDQRSPSKPDYQYKKSAL
- the LOC114784980 gene encoding BTB/POZ domain-containing protein 7-like isoform X2, translating into MRELLSGWDVCDVNALVEEYEGTAALKELSLAAGLARPEAATLRHDMAALFQHKYCTDVDLIFQDTCFPAHRAILAARCPFFKMLLAESAGYGAEVLMDVGTVGIDVGMFSALLHFLYTGELGSTGRRRGGLGGGEEEEEAERRLRNVDLLVRLSEEFGTPNPLEADMRNLLDYMCYYDSVLSFSSQPEMADECGGMVGPPGSVSGGGTVGGAPAQHQAIACSSATSPMASTPEEDLRAHKAVLSARSPFFRNLLQRRIRTGEEMTEWTLQTPTLIVLDESIIPRRYARVILHCMYTDVVDLSLVLHGSPSQGSLSEALAVVTPTGVATTSRALATTRTEEAMELYHIALFLEFSMLAQGCEDIIVENLSLDSLVTILKWSSQPYGSKWVHRQALHFLCEDFSQVVTSDVLYELTKEQLLTTIQSDYLQASEQDILKYVVKWGEQQLIKRMADREPNLLSGTAHSVNKRGVKRRDLDIEELRDILSLLLPFVRMEHILPTNCDVLTDVMKRGLISTPPSDMLPTAEGGKANAWLRQKNTGIYVRPRLFSPYVEEARTVLDEMMVEQTDLVRLRMVRMSNVPDTLYMVNNAVPQCCHVISHQQITSSQTTVPSVVANEIPVPKLSVVREMIRRLQELRHTDQVQRAYALNCGEGATVSYELQLRVLREFSLSDGAAELLQNPHKFFPEERFGDESPLLVLRSVNQCRVNSSPAVDNTLSELEAPGGAHPPLPPPPPPYHPPSHGHLKGVWRPRVLLQPPPRSFSYPCNHNLLPHRPPPASTKHGSPAYLPPDGPAASPGLGQAMHDSQGSREPLMNEFMPDIALGVSALTLTEHRLTEVAMESDSPDSAAPPAPHYSSGLCTPAWHTLTPVPSQSICKRHPPKPKMDAPTEYPDLYDFSSHSATPTSAPLQAPYTGPDLYSNSHSRSLSGTLPPSYHCELPPSGPPLMRLGQPSDPLHLDVLDQRLDSSQALGGAASFPRGCMKNETDLTFGLGASHSPVRSTEPYEERPPPAGGFRDHLGELLPHRTSVNEDNTVGRDQRSPSKPDYQYKKSAL